The genomic segment TTTGATGGGTTCGAATAATCGATGGACAAAACATGGAAATGCCTCCGGTTCGGTAAATGGTTTTGTTGTTAGCCAATGCTAACTTTGAGGGTGCAGCAAGCGAGTCTTTGCCCAATGCTCTTACGTTAATGAGAGCGTAAACGAAGCCCTGCATCGCCTGCACGAAGTTAGTTAAGGCTAACTTAGTACAGGCTAAGTCTAGGTGGTTGGCTCGTTGTGTCAAGGGCTACGGCAAAATCGATTCTTTTGCTACAATGAGCTTTCGCATTTTGTTCGCACTTTTCCTATGTGGGTAATTCTTTGAAAGCCAAGCCTCCCCAACGAATTCGAGCGGATCACGCTAGCGAACTCGCGGAAGACTACGTCGAAGCGATTGCGGATGCGATTGCGGAAAAAGGGGTTTGCCGAGCCATCGATTTGGTAAAACAGTTCGCTGTCACCCATGCGACTGTGAACAACACGATTGCGCGGCTACAGCGCGACGGGTTGGTGGTGACGGAGACTTATCAGCCGATTGAACTGACGGAAGCCGGAAAGCGACTGGCGACCAAGTCACGAAAACGGCATCGGATTGTCGAATCGTTCCTGAGGAAGTTAGGTGTCAGTGAGTCAGCGGCGGCGGCGGATAGCGAAGGGATTGAGCATCATGTTAGCAGCGAAACGCTCGCTGCGATGAAACGAATCCTCGATCAGGGCTGGCCGTCTAATGGCTGCACTTGACAGCAATCGAATCGCGGGTAAATTTGCAACCGTCCATGGTGACTTGTTCGTATTTGATTCGAACAGGTGAACAGGGAACTCCGGTGAAATTCCGGGACGGTCCAGCCGCTGTGTACCACGCGCAAACTCTTAATTGAATTGCACCGGTCACCCGCTTCTTATGAAGAGCCATTGGTCGCGTTATCGCGATCGAGAAGGCTGTGGGTGACAGGAACCGTGGCAAGTCAGAAGACCTACCTTGGACAAGACGTTTTTGTGCCTTCTCGGATTGAGGCAAACGTTGCAATTCGTTGAGTCGGCGACGCTGAATATCGCGTTGGCTTCAAGGGATTGGATTGTTTCATTTCCTTTGTGAATTCCCGCGTCGATCGCGTTTCTCTTCAGCGTAAGAACCTTGGTGCCGTGCAGTCGCTAGTCGATCGATTCACGTTGGGCTGAAGGTTCGCGCAGGGAGAAAACCATTGGCGTCTGAGTTCGTTTGTTGACTGAGGTTTTCCTGTGATGTTTCGTTGTTTCATGTTGTTTGCACTGTTGGCAACCATCTTTAGTCAATCCGGTTCAAGTCGTTGTTGGGCCGCATTGGTGGTAGATTTCGAGAGTGTATCACTCGGTCCCGCGGGGGTCCTTAACGGTCCCGCCGCCGGGGGCGTCGAGGTTCCCGGACCCTATGGGGGGATGGAGACGGTGGGTGTGCTGGATGTAGATGGAGTTGGTTTTTCGAATCGCTACTACAATACTTACGGAAGTTGGAGTGGCTTTGCCATCTCCAATCGCACAGACACGACCACTGCGGGTTTCACGAATGAGTTTAGTTCGTTCGCCGGACAGGGGGCGGAGGGTTCGAGTCAATTTGCGATTGGTTTCGGATATCGCGACGACGTACCGACGAGCGTCGCAGAACTGATGTCCCTGCCGAGCATCTATTTGCCTGGTGACGCTCAGGTCCAATCGGTGTCGGTTACCAACACAACCTATGCGGCGCTCTCGATGCTCAACGGTGACGGGTTTGCTAAAAAATTTGGCGGATCATCCGGTAACGATCCCGATTATTTCAAATTGTCTGTTTTCGGGATTGATGAGAATCAACAGGTGCTTGCAAACCCCGTGGACATATTCTTGGCGGATTATCGTGGTTCGGACAATGCGAATGACGTTGTCTTGGATTCCTGGTCGCAGTTGGATTTGAGCTCGCTATCATCCGCTCGCAGTTTGCACTTTAATCTCGCCTCGTCCGACACGGGAACTTGGGGAATGAACACGCCTGGGTACTTTGCGATAGACAATTTGTCGATGACAACCGCTGTGCCAGAACCGAGCTGCGTGGCTGTTTGGATGGGGCTCGCTGCTGTCGGTTGGGGACGTCGTCGACGTCGTTCGATTGGCTAGTTGCCGAGTTTGACGATGAAGGGCACTGGCTTTTGTCTAATCCAACCAAGGACTGGATATCAACTGGTGCCGCGTTGTCAGCAACGGGTTCAAACGATGCGACTGGCCAGCAGTTGAACGACGGATCCGAGGCCGGTATGGTACCGTCCTTCGTTGACATGGCGTTCTAACTCGCAGCCATGCAGTAATTCCAAGCCGGCGAGTTCGTTTTGTAAATCCGCAAGCGACACGGTTAGATCTGGTGTTGGCGGCCCTCCCGTTCCACGCCCACATTGGTTGGGAGTGTATGCTTCAAGGACGAACATGCCACGGATGCGAAGCCCTGCTGACACTCGTGAATGCAACGAAGCGCGTACTGTTTCTGGTAGGTGGCAGAATATCGAAACGATAGCAGCCCATTGGTCTGGCTTGATTACGAAATCGCGCAGGTCGGCTTGGACCGTCTTAATGGAGACACCTTGGTCGCGTGCGAACGCTTGCGCCTTTGCGAGGCCCACTTCGCTTTGGTCCACAGCTGTTACATCGAAGCCGGCTTTCGCGAGATAGACCGCATTGCGACCTTCGCCCTCGGCAAGGGACAGAGCAGGACCGCGCGGCAATCGATCGATGACCGACACGAGAAACTCATTCGGCGCGGCACCATACGCGAAACCGTCGGCCGAGTAACGCTGGTTCCATTGACTTTCCATTTCAGAGACTCTTCAAGATTGACAAAGCGGATGAAGCTCCCATTCTGGTTGCTCGCGAGATCCTTCACAAGCTCTGTTGATTTCCGAGGATCATATTGGCACGTCCGCAGATTTCGCTAAACGTCGTGACGGATACAAACGCGATGCGAATCTTGGAAGCGGGCGTGCCGATCACTTTACTGCACGCTTCGGCCGGCTTGCAGCAACTCCAACGGTTCGGCGCGGCCGAT from the Novipirellula aureliae genome contains:
- a CDS encoding SAM-dependent methyltransferase, which encodes MESQWNQRYSADGFAYGAAPNEFLVSVIDRLPRGPALSLAEGEGRNAVYLAKAGFDVTAVDQSEVGLAKAQAFARDQGVSIKTVQADLRDFVIKPDQWAAIVSIFCHLPETVRASLHSRVSAGLRIRGMFVLEAYTPNQCGRGTGGPPTPDLTVSLADLQNELAGLELLHGCELERHVNEGRYHTGLGSVVQLLASRIV
- the mntR gene encoding manganese-binding transcriptional regulator MntR translates to MKAKPPQRIRADHASELAEDYVEAIADAIAEKGVCRAIDLVKQFAVTHATVNNTIARLQRDGLVVTETYQPIELTEAGKRLATKSRKRHRIVESFLRKLGVSESAAAADSEGIEHHVSSETLAAMKRILDQGWPSNGCT
- a CDS encoding DUF4465 domain-containing protein; its protein translation is MFRCFMLFALLATIFSQSGSSRCWAALVVDFESVSLGPAGVLNGPAAGGVEVPGPYGGMETVGVLDVDGVGFSNRYYNTYGSWSGFAISNRTDTTTAGFTNEFSSFAGQGAEGSSQFAIGFGYRDDVPTSVAELMSLPSIYLPGDAQVQSVSVTNTTYAALSMLNGDGFAKKFGGSSGNDPDYFKLSVFGIDENQQVLANPVDIFLADYRGSDNANDVVLDSWSQLDLSSLSSARSLHFNLASSDTGTWGMNTPGYFAIDNLSMTTAVPEPSCVAVWMGLAAVGWGRRRRRSIG